A DNA window from Litorivicinus lipolyticus contains the following coding sequences:
- a CDS encoding MBL fold metallo-hydrolase: MKIKTSVIALALLSGAVIAADDNRTPVERGEYGPLDQYPGNPLYSAPIQVSEHVYSAIGATQPATFENHGHNNNLSFIIGDASVMVINGGSNDELAAALHAHIRALTDLPVDYVVSENGQRHAVTGNHYWQQQGATLIGQTDAQHEIEDRAGDYIATTRRARQDENYAVHIVDFDQTVDEALTVDLGGLAVELRVFGPAHSPGDMAVIVPADQVVLAGDLAFHVRMPPIFDETDSAGWVETFRDFQAYAADMVIVPGHGGPTDMATVTAGTLDYLLYLREQAQILLDEGGSLDDAYKIDQRQYAHWHTYAELAARNAGRVFTQMEFE, encoded by the coding sequence ATGAAAATTAAAACATCTGTTATTGCCCTAGCGTTGCTATCCGGCGCTGTCATTGCTGCGGACGACAACCGCACCCCGGTTGAACGTGGCGAATACGGCCCGCTGGATCAGTACCCCGGCAACCCACTGTATTCGGCGCCGATCCAAGTCAGCGAGCACGTGTACAGCGCCATAGGCGCGACCCAGCCGGCGACCTTCGAAAACCACGGTCACAACAATAATCTCAGTTTCATCATCGGCGACGCCTCGGTAATGGTCATCAATGGCGGCTCGAATGATGAGTTGGCGGCGGCCTTGCACGCCCACATTCGGGCGTTGACGGACCTGCCGGTTGACTATGTCGTCAGCGAAAATGGCCAACGCCACGCGGTTACTGGTAACCATTATTGGCAGCAGCAGGGCGCGACACTGATTGGTCAAACCGATGCCCAGCATGAAATTGAGGATCGCGCCGGGGACTACATCGCAACCACGCGGCGGGCTCGCCAAGACGAAAATTATGCCGTGCACATCGTTGACTTCGACCAGACTGTCGACGAGGCCTTGACGGTTGATCTGGGCGGTTTGGCGGTCGAGTTGCGGGTGTTTGGTCCGGCCCATTCGCCCGGCGACATGGCCGTCATCGTGCCGGCGGACCAGGTGGTGCTGGCGGGGGACCTGGCGTTTCACGTGCGCATGCCGCCGATCTTTGACGAGACGGACAGTGCCGGTTGGGTCGAGACCTTCCGAGACTTTCAGGCATATGCGGCCGATATGGTCATTGTGCCCGGGCACGGTGGTCCGACTGATATGGCGACGGTCACCGCGGGCACCTTGGATTACTTGCTGTACCTGCGCGAACAAGCCCAAATCCTGCTGGATGAGGGCGGCTCGTTGGACGACGCCTACAAAATCGACCAGCGCCAGTATGCGCATTGGCATACCTACGCTGAATTAGCGGCGCGCAATGCGGGCCGTGTCTTTACTCAGATGGAGTTCGAGTAG
- the rimK gene encoding 30S ribosomal protein S6--L-glutamate ligase has product MRIALLSREPGNYSNRRLVEAAEARGHVIEVLDTNRCYMRITSNMAEVHYDGKVLPRFDAVIPRIGASVTAYGAAVLRQFAATGAYCLNDAAGIVASRDKLLAHQILAQARIPMPVTAFANSPKVTRDLINLAGEAPVVVKLQQSTQGRGVVLAETRKAAESLIDAFRGLEANFLVQSFIKEASGADTRLLVIGNKVVGAMQRQAQEGEFRSNLHRGGQALAIKASKEQMSIARKATRQLGLAVAGVDLVDSADGPLVLEVNSSPGLQGIEAASGADIASLVIQHIERHVRTLGPARDVKATRTPSE; this is encoded by the coding sequence CTGCGAATTGCGCTGCTGTCACGTGAACCGGGCAATTACTCGAATCGACGCCTGGTCGAGGCGGCCGAGGCGCGTGGCCATGTGATTGAAGTGCTGGACACCAACCGCTGTTACATGCGCATCACCTCGAACATGGCCGAGGTCCACTATGACGGCAAGGTGCTACCGCGGTTTGACGCGGTCATACCGCGCATCGGCGCGTCGGTGACGGCCTACGGCGCCGCCGTGCTGCGCCAGTTTGCCGCGACCGGTGCGTATTGCCTGAATGACGCCGCCGGTATTGTCGCCAGCCGTGACAAGCTGTTGGCGCACCAGATTTTGGCACAGGCCCGCATCCCCATGCCGGTGACCGCGTTTGCCAATAGCCCCAAGGTGACCCGCGACTTGATTAACCTAGCCGGCGAAGCCCCGGTGGTGGTCAAGCTGCAACAATCGACCCAGGGTCGTGGCGTGGTACTAGCCGAGACGCGCAAGGCCGCCGAAAGCTTGATCGACGCGTTTCGCGGACTGGAGGCGAACTTTTTGGTTCAAAGCTTCATCAAAGAGGCATCCGGGGCCGACACCCGTTTGCTGGTGATCGGCAATAAAGTGGTCGGCGCCATGCAGCGCCAGGCCCAAGAAGGCGAGTTCCGCTCGAACCTGCACCGGGGTGGTCAGGCCTTGGCGATTAAAGCCAGCAAAGAACAGATGTCGATCGCGCGCAAAGCCACACGCCAGCTAGGGCTGGCCGTGGCAGGTGTTGATTTAGTCGACAGTGCCGACGGGCCACTGGTGCTGGAAGTCAATTCATCACCCGGCTTGCAGGGCATCGAAGCGGCCAGCGGCGCGGACATTGCGTCGCTGGTGATCCAGCACATTGAACGTCATGTCCGAACGCTGGGCCCGGCGCGCGACGTCAAGGCTACTCGAACTCCATCTGAGTAA
- a CDS encoding UvrD-helicase domain-containing protein: MDLEQQLRALLARREHSAIEWLDQVAHSFSTAPDQRGAVAEFVAACETKGVIATAFSDAARGLGQGGDKRAIWRQLQRAMSAQPLAIGQHPATDEQQQIIEAACRGEHLWIAAGAGASKTSTLVAITQYHPCASLYLAFNRGIANQAQQRFPNWVESKTLHALALKHLPEHLRQSDMDLSNAHASRDMVMGLMEAVGDRWPTRDINDWIARFGTDDSPGRVGANELRLIAGRAWQQLLTQVDPMLALPALAEGIAQALSLQIKTAKQRVFLEQLVEQSALPRLLSEAGAAVWQDFTDGRYLTFGFNEMLRLFGLSGPLLPIKLLLVDEAQDLNPLMLNIIQRHRSAGVQVILVGDSAQAIYGWNGSIDAMQRMRHSLDWTICQLSTTFRCSPAVTALANDILAANAHTLRLRAAGPASPAPHQPELAAICRTNAGCVQMIASYANRGKKVYCPKKPDSYLLWQLFWLKLGKADKVEHPELKRYPNWNALGDSIRGDQMDRDMRLAYKIIDQDPGDFSKKLKAMKTALVDTPQRADVAVMTAHAAKGLEYLNVRLGEDFFDVLDEAGPDGRAEELNILYVAVTRAMNAITGKGMAAAVRSAIGTTRAG, encoded by the coding sequence TTGGATTTAGAACAGCAGCTGCGTGCGCTTTTGGCACGGCGCGAACATAGCGCGATTGAGTGGCTTGACCAGGTCGCACACAGCTTTTCAACCGCACCGGATCAGCGTGGCGCCGTGGCTGAGTTCGTGGCGGCCTGCGAAACCAAGGGTGTGATCGCGACTGCCTTTTCCGATGCTGCACGTGGATTGGGCCAAGGTGGCGACAAGCGTGCCATTTGGCGCCAACTGCAGCGGGCCATGAGCGCTCAACCGCTGGCAATCGGCCAGCATCCGGCGACCGATGAGCAGCAACAAATCATCGAGGCCGCCTGTCGCGGTGAGCACCTGTGGATCGCCGCCGGCGCCGGCGCCTCCAAGACCTCAACCCTGGTGGCGATCACCCAGTACCACCCCTGCGCATCCCTTTACCTAGCTTTTAACCGTGGCATCGCCAACCAGGCCCAACAGCGCTTCCCCAATTGGGTTGAATCGAAGACCCTGCATGCCCTGGCCTTGAAGCACTTGCCCGAACACCTGCGCCAGTCCGATATGGACCTGTCCAACGCCCATGCCAGTCGTGACATGGTCATGGGGTTGATGGAGGCGGTTGGTGATCGCTGGCCCACGCGCGACATTAACGATTGGATCGCCCGCTTTGGCACCGATGATTCACCAGGCCGGGTCGGCGCAAACGAATTGCGCTTAATCGCCGGTCGGGCCTGGCAACAGCTACTGACCCAAGTCGATCCCATGCTGGCATTGCCAGCCTTGGCCGAGGGCATCGCCCAGGCCCTGAGTCTGCAAATAAAGACCGCTAAACAGCGCGTGTTTTTGGAGCAGTTGGTCGAGCAGTCGGCACTGCCACGTTTACTGAGTGAAGCCGGCGCGGCCGTGTGGCAGGACTTTACCGACGGCCGCTACCTGACTTTTGGTTTCAACGAGATGCTGCGATTGTTTGGCCTTAGTGGTCCGTTGCTGCCGATTAAGTTGCTGCTAGTGGACGAAGCCCAAGACCTTAACCCCTTAATGCTGAACATCATTCAGCGGCATCGCAGCGCCGGCGTACAGGTTATTTTAGTCGGCGACAGCGCCCAGGCTATTTATGGTTGGAACGGCTCAATCGACGCCATGCAGCGTATGCGCCACAGCCTAGACTGGACCATTTGCCAACTGAGCACGACCTTTCGCTGTTCGCCCGCGGTGACGGCCTTAGCTAACGATATTTTAGCCGCCAATGCCCACACGCTGCGTTTGCGTGCCGCGGGACCGGCGAGCCCCGCGCCCCATCAACCGGAGTTGGCTGCTATTTGCCGCACCAACGCCGGCTGCGTACAGATGATTGCCAGCTATGCCAATCGGGGCAAAAAGGTCTACTGCCCGAAAAAGCCCGACAGCTACCTGTTGTGGCAGCTGTTCTGGCTAAAGCTAGGCAAAGCGGACAAGGTCGAACATCCGGAATTAAAGCGTTACCCCAATTGGAATGCGCTGGGTGACAGTATTCGTGGCGATCAGATGGACCGGGACATGCGACTGGCCTATAAAATCATCGACCAGGATCCAGGCGATTTTTCAAAGAAGCTAAAGGCCATGAAAACGGCGCTGGTGGATACGCCGCAGCGGGCCGATGTCGCAGTGATGACGGCGCATGCGGCCAAGGGTTTGGAGTACTTAAATGTCCGTTTGGGCGAGGACTTCTTTGACGTGCTGGACGAGGCCGGGCCGGATGGCCGCGCCGAAGAGCTCAACATTCTATACGTGGCCGTCACGCGAGCGATGAACGCCATTACGGGCAAAGGTATGGCGGCGGCGGTGCGCTCGGCGATTGGTACCACGCGCGCCGGATAG
- a CDS encoding TetR/AcrR family transcriptional regulator, whose protein sequence is MTTTPDKLLTAALTLIARHGFDGFSMKDLAGEAGVAAGTAYRHFTDREALLEAAYLHVLTGVARCLFVADEHDLDFAQYQRWWHRLWRHCEANPTHVLSQFQFELLPRQRSETLLLAKAALFAPITDFFDRGRAQGYWVDLPNDVLGLLTFETLGHLALRQARGEHLSTAVIEQTCLSTFTAISAGPFLENP, encoded by the coding sequence ATGACCACAACCCCCGACAAACTGTTGACCGCTGCGCTAACGCTGATCGCCCGCCATGGCTTTGATGGTTTTTCCATGAAAGACCTGGCCGGCGAAGCGGGTGTCGCGGCCGGCACCGCCTATCGGCATTTTACGGACCGCGAGGCACTGCTCGAAGCGGCCTATTTACACGTCCTGACCGGCGTTGCCCGCTGCCTGTTTGTGGCCGACGAACACGACTTGGATTTTGCCCAATACCAGCGCTGGTGGCACAGGCTATGGCGCCATTGCGAGGCCAATCCGACCCACGTACTCAGCCAATTTCAGTTTGAACTGTTGCCGCGTCAGCGCAGCGAAACGTTATTGCTCGCCAAGGCGGCGTTGTTTGCCCCAATTACCGATTTCTTTGATCGCGGTCGTGCGCAAGGCTACTGGGTTGACCTGCCCAACGACGTACTGGGGCTCTTAACCTTCGAGACCCTTGGCCATTTGGCCCTGCGCCAGGCACGCGGTGAGCATTTGAGCACCGCCGTGATTGAACAAACCTGTTTATCGACTTTTACGGCGATCAGCGCCGGCCCATTTTTGGAGAACCCATGA
- a CDS encoding efflux RND transporter periplasmic adaptor subunit has translation MKSFVLALTVLVSLPLVAAEPMRVQVEAITAQPTALSTVAFGELEASRSVTIATQTAGTVSKLLVSEGQVVKAGDLLVSLANNDRAARLTQANVALSSARADYQRAAALVERQLQPRAVLDNALSAVRAAEAARDSAQVEQDRADIRAPFAGRVEGLTIEQGSALGNNTAIMSLVDQGGFKAVVDVPQQAVFDLTVGTEVSVMVAGVRQYSGVLALIGQRANPQTRTFDVEVAIQGDLNGLREGMTARVDIPTGQATTHFVSPASLFLDSAGQLGLKAVDGNNRVTFYPVEVVKAEGQGVYVAGAPAALDLITVGGGFVATGVEVVPVSDAL, from the coding sequence ATGAAATCCTTTGTCCTAGCCCTCACCGTTTTGGTCAGCTTGCCGCTGGTCGCCGCCGAACCGATGCGCGTCCAGGTCGAGGCGATCACCGCCCAGCCGACGGCATTGAGCACGGTGGCGTTTGGCGAGCTGGAGGCGTCGCGCAGCGTCACCATAGCGACCCAGACTGCCGGTACGGTGTCCAAGTTGTTGGTGTCCGAAGGGCAGGTGGTTAAGGCTGGGGATTTGCTGGTGTCGTTGGCCAACAACGACCGTGCCGCGCGCTTGACCCAAGCCAACGTCGCACTAAGCAGTGCGCGTGCGGACTATCAGCGTGCCGCGGCTTTGGTGGAGCGCCAGTTGCAACCACGGGCTGTACTGGACAATGCATTGAGCGCCGTGCGCGCCGCCGAAGCGGCCCGTGACAGCGCCCAGGTCGAGCAGGACCGTGCTGATATTCGAGCGCCATTCGCCGGCCGTGTTGAGGGCCTGACGATCGAACAGGGCAGCGCATTGGGTAACAACACCGCGATCATGTCGCTGGTCGATCAAGGTGGCTTTAAAGCCGTGGTCGACGTGCCGCAACAGGCTGTATTCGATTTGACGGTGGGCACCGAGGTGTCGGTGATGGTCGCCGGTGTTCGCCAGTACAGTGGGGTATTGGCGCTGATTGGCCAACGTGCCAATCCGCAGACCCGAACCTTTGATGTTGAAGTGGCCATTCAGGGTGATCTGAATGGGCTGCGCGAAGGTATGACCGCGCGTGTCGATATCCCTACCGGGCAGGCGACGACGCATTTTGTGTCACCGGCCAGCTTGTTTTTGGACAGTGCAGGGCAACTCGGGTTAAAGGCGGTCGATGGTAACAACCGGGTTACCTTTTACCCGGTCGAAGTAGTCAAGGCCGAGGGCCAAGGGGTCTACGTCGCGGGTGCCCCCGCGGCACTTGATTTGATTACCGTGGGTGGCGGGTTTGTCGCCACCGGCGTTGAAGTCGTGCCGGTGAGTGACGCCCTGTGA
- a CDS encoding efflux RND transporter permease subunit, which translates to MNALIDAAFSRTRTVITLFVMILLAGTSAYFSIPKEAEPDIPIPIIYVSASYDGISPQDAERLLVKPLEKELQSIEGVKTMTSNASEGYASVVLEFDAGFDADQALLDVREKTDAAEAELPDSVKPKVNEINTALFPVLTLVLSGEVPERALIALAKRLRDEIEALPGVLEVDLGGDREELLEVTVDAQTLESYQISLSEVAQFVSLNNQLVAPGAMDNGAGRLVFKVPGIIEDIEDLLSLPIKVDGSQVVTFSDVADIRRTFKDPTGYARLGGESAVSLEIKKRSGANIIATIGAIRQVMAIAQTQPEWPQNVQVSYLQDKSDDIKSMLGDLENNVVTAIVLVMVIVVFFLGVRSSILVGLAIPGSFLAGMVVLQALGFTLNIVVLFSLILVVGMLVDGAIVTVELADRKLAAGAEPKAAYADAAKRMTWPIIASTATTLTVFMPLTVWPGIVGEFMKYLPMTVIITLAASLGMALVFIPVLGAALARFRRGQINAVPDIAETGSLYSLGGFTGGYIRVLGTLVNHPAKVFVGLLLGIGASYAAYGVFGRGVEFFPSIEPEFLQVQVQARGDFSIDERDALVRRVEQKMLSAEGLNSVYARTVTGGGAGSQLPADAIGVIQLDLMDWQDRPPASEIIPVLREAAQSIAGIQVQIREPESGPGGGKPINMELSGLDLVDLAEAVARVRAQLESVDGLVDTQDSRPLPSIEWRLEVDREQAAQYGANVALLGSSVQMMTSGILLTDYRPDDSEDEIEVRLRFPEYQRDLGQLSRLRVPTAYGAIPVENFVTLKPADKTGQIERADGRRIMTIESDVADGVLPAKALEDIQAALSDVELPAGVQLTFKGENEDQAEAGAFLGKAFATAILAMLVILLTQFNSFYQALLVMSAIVFSTAGVLLGLMITGQPFGIVMGGIGVIALAGIVVNNNIVLIDTYNEFRARIHDPREAILRTAAQRMRPVLLTSVTTVLGLMPMVFALTIDLFDLSVLVGAPSSQWWVQLSSAIAGGLTFATVLTLFLTPCLLMLGARFGR; encoded by the coding sequence GTGAACGCACTGATCGATGCCGCATTCAGTCGTACGCGCACGGTCATCACCTTATTTGTGATGATTTTGTTGGCCGGAACCAGCGCTTATTTCAGCATTCCCAAGGAAGCCGAACCGGACATTCCGATCCCGATTATCTATGTCTCGGCTAGCTACGACGGCATCAGCCCGCAAGACGCAGAGCGTTTGCTGGTTAAACCCCTGGAAAAAGAACTTCAGTCAATTGAGGGGGTTAAGACCATGACCTCGAATGCATCTGAAGGCTATGCCTCAGTCGTGTTGGAGTTTGATGCGGGCTTTGATGCCGACCAGGCCTTGTTGGATGTGCGCGAAAAAACGGATGCCGCCGAGGCGGAGTTACCCGACTCGGTCAAGCCCAAGGTCAACGAGATCAACACGGCGTTGTTCCCGGTTCTGACCTTGGTGCTGTCCGGCGAGGTCCCGGAACGTGCGCTGATTGCGTTGGCCAAGCGTTTACGCGACGAAATTGAGGCGTTGCCGGGTGTCTTAGAAGTCGATTTGGGCGGCGATCGTGAAGAGTTGCTCGAAGTCACAGTGGATGCACAAACCCTGGAGTCCTACCAGATTTCATTGTCCGAAGTGGCCCAGTTCGTCAGCCTGAACAACCAGCTAGTCGCGCCGGGCGCGATGGACAACGGCGCCGGTCGTTTGGTCTTTAAGGTGCCCGGGATCATTGAAGACATCGAAGATCTGCTGTCGCTGCCGATCAAGGTCGACGGTTCACAGGTGGTGACGTTCTCGGACGTCGCGGACATCCGGCGCACCTTTAAGGACCCCACGGGTTACGCCCGATTAGGCGGTGAAAGTGCGGTCTCGCTGGAAATCAAAAAACGCAGTGGTGCCAATATTATTGCCACCATCGGCGCCATTCGTCAGGTCATGGCGATCGCTCAAACCCAGCCTGAGTGGCCACAAAACGTGCAGGTGTCGTACCTCCAAGATAAATCCGATGACATCAAATCGATGTTGGGTGACTTGGAAAACAACGTGGTCACGGCGATTGTGTTGGTGATGGTCATCGTTGTGTTTTTCCTCGGGGTGCGCTCGTCGATCTTGGTGGGCCTGGCCATTCCGGGATCGTTCCTGGCCGGCATGGTGGTCCTTCAAGCACTCGGGTTTACGCTCAACATTGTGGTCTTGTTCAGCCTGATTTTGGTCGTCGGCATGTTAGTTGACGGCGCCATTGTCACGGTCGAGTTGGCGGACCGAAAGTTGGCCGCCGGGGCCGAACCCAAGGCCGCCTATGCCGACGCTGCCAAACGCATGACCTGGCCGATCATCGCGTCGACCGCGACCACCTTAACCGTGTTTATGCCGTTGACCGTGTGGCCGGGTATTGTCGGTGAGTTCATGAAGTATTTGCCGATGACGGTGATCATTACGCTGGCCGCGTCACTGGGCATGGCGCTGGTATTCATTCCGGTATTGGGCGCGGCGTTGGCGCGCTTTCGCCGCGGCCAAATTAACGCTGTCCCGGACATCGCCGAGACCGGCTCGCTGTATAGCTTGGGCGGCTTTACCGGCGGCTATATCCGCGTTTTGGGTACCTTGGTCAATCACCCGGCCAAAGTATTCGTCGGTTTGTTGCTGGGCATCGGGGCCAGCTACGCCGCGTACGGCGTGTTTGGCCGCGGTGTTGAGTTTTTCCCCTCGATTGAACCCGAGTTCCTGCAAGTTCAGGTCCAAGCCCGTGGCGATTTTTCGATCGATGAGCGCGATGCGTTAGTGCGCCGAGTCGAGCAAAAAATGCTGAGTGCCGAGGGATTAAATTCGGTGTATGCGCGCACGGTGACGGGCGGCGGGGCGGGCAGCCAATTGCCGGCCGATGCCATTGGCGTGATTCAGTTGGACCTGATGGATTGGCAGGACCGTCCGCCGGCGTCGGAGATTATCCCGGTGCTGCGCGAGGCGGCACAGAGCATTGCCGGTATCCAAGTCCAAATCCGCGAACCGGAATCCGGCCCCGGTGGCGGTAAACCGATCAATATGGAACTGTCGGGGCTGGATCTGGTGGACTTGGCTGAGGCGGTTGCACGGGTGCGTGCACAACTTGAAAGCGTCGACGGCTTGGTCGACACCCAAGATTCGCGCCCACTGCCCAGCATCGAATGGCGTTTGGAAGTGGACCGCGAACAAGCCGCGCAGTACGGCGCCAATGTGGCGTTGTTGGGGTCCAGCGTCCAGATGATGACGTCGGGCATTTTGCTGACCGATTATCGGCCGGACGACAGCGAGGACGAAATCGAGGTGCGCTTGCGCTTCCCCGAGTACCAGCGCGATCTGGGACAGCTGTCCCGTTTGCGTGTGCCCACAGCCTATGGGGCCATCCCAGTTGAAAACTTCGTCACGCTGAAGCCTGCCGACAAAACCGGTCAAATCGAGCGTGCCGATGGCCGCCGCATTATGACCATCGAGAGCGATGTCGCCGATGGCGTGTTACCCGCCAAGGCGTTGGAGGACATTCAGGCGGCGTTGTCGGATGTCGAGTTGCCCGCGGGCGTGCAGTTAACGTTCAAGGGTGAAAACGAAGACCAAGCCGAAGCCGGTGCGTTTTTAGGCAAGGCATTTGCGACTGCCATTCTGGCGATGCTGGTGATCTTGCTGACTCAGTTCAACAGTTTCTACCAGGCCTTATTGGTGATGAGTGCGATCGTGTTTTCAACCGCGGGTGTGCTGCTGGGGCTGATGATCACGGGGCAGCCCTTTGGCATCGTCATGGGCGGGATTGGGGTGATCGCGTTGGCCGGCATTGTGGTCAACAACAACATCGTCTTGATCGATACCTACAACGAGTTCCGTGCGCGCATCCATGACCCACGCGAAGCGATTTTGCGCACCGCCGCACAGCGTATGCGCCCGGTGTTGCTAACGTCGGTAACCACGGTGTTGGGGCTGATGCCGATGGTATTTGCACTGACGATTGACCTGTTTGATCTGTCGGTGCTGGTCGGTGCGCCGTCCAGTCAGTGGTGGGTCCAGCTCAGTAGCGCCATTGCTGGCGGATTGACCTTCGCAACGGTGCTGACGCTGTTTCTGACCCCGTGCCTGCTGATGCTGGGCGCGCGCTTTGGGCGCTAG
- a CDS encoding FAD-linked oxidase C-terminal domain-containing protein — MQTLIDRLRRDLRPDQLLSDLESTRVYSNDAYTTAQQRPALVALPESTEDVVAIVNACRDSGTALVTRGAGTGLSGGATPIDGALLLVTTRMRTMGTRRGLTLWVEPGVRNQAISEAVAADGLYFAPDPSSQVASSIGGNVAENSGGIHCCKYGVTVNNVCAVEVVTSDGEVHQFGSEALDSEGLDCLAAMHASEGLLGVVTRVCVKLRPVPPVQRVIAAAFSDLFVASDAVAQLFSAGIMPAAIEVVDGNLIRAVNTLLDAGFPDDAGGMVLVELDGVEAEVNETIAQARAVLEPLASSLDISRDEAHRLHLWKVRKAAFPAMAMQSPDVLVLDATVPRRAMAPALVAISEAAERAGFRVWNAYHAGDGNLHPSVLFDAAADETDAAHGLGALALQICLDHGGTITGEHGIGIEKVDYMCLQFSQAENAQFHAFKGAFDGTGLLNPGKAIPTPHRCAEGGALHVHDGQFPHPELERF, encoded by the coding sequence ATGCAAACACTGATTGATCGGCTTCGGCGTGACCTGCGACCGGACCAGCTTTTAAGCGACCTTGAATCGACGCGCGTCTACTCTAACGACGCCTACACGACGGCCCAGCAGCGCCCTGCCTTGGTGGCATTGCCCGAGTCGACTGAGGATGTGGTGGCGATTGTAAACGCGTGCCGCGATAGCGGTACCGCGCTGGTTACCCGAGGCGCGGGCACCGGGCTGTCCGGCGGCGCCACACCGATCGACGGCGCGCTGCTGTTAGTGACCACGCGCATGCGCACGATGGGCACGCGCCGTGGCCTAACATTGTGGGTCGAGCCGGGTGTTCGTAACCAAGCGATCAGCGAAGCGGTCGCCGCCGACGGACTGTATTTTGCCCCCGACCCCAGCTCTCAGGTCGCGTCCAGCATTGGCGGCAACGTGGCTGAAAATTCCGGCGGCATTCATTGCTGTAAATACGGTGTGACGGTCAATAACGTCTGCGCAGTCGAGGTCGTAACCAGTGACGGCGAGGTCCATCAATTCGGCTCCGAGGCGCTCGACAGCGAAGGCCTCGACTGCCTCGCCGCCATGCATGCCAGCGAAGGTTTGTTAGGCGTGGTGACGCGGGTGTGTGTCAAGCTGCGCCCGGTTCCGCCGGTCCAGCGTGTCATTGCGGCGGCATTCAGCGACCTGTTTGTGGCCTCGGATGCGGTTGCCCAATTGTTCAGTGCGGGCATCATGCCGGCGGCCATCGAAGTGGTCGACGGCAACTTAATTCGCGCGGTTAACACGCTACTGGATGCCGGTTTCCCGGACGATGCCGGTGGCATGGTGTTGGTCGAGCTGGACGGGGTTGAAGCCGAAGTCAACGAAACCATTGCCCAGGCCCGAGCGGTCCTTGAACCCCTTGCCAGCAGCCTGGATATCAGTCGCGACGAAGCCCACCGACTGCACCTTTGGAAAGTCCGCAAAGCGGCCTTCCCTGCCATGGCGATGCAATCCCCGGACGTGCTGGTGCTGGACGCCACCGTGCCACGCCGCGCCATGGCGCCGGCCCTGGTGGCGATTAGCGAGGCTGCGGAGCGCGCAGGCTTTCGGGTCTGGAATGCCTACCATGCCGGCGACGGCAACTTGCATCCCTCGGTCTTGTTTGACGCGGCCGCCGACGAAACCGATGCGGCGCACGGGCTGGGCGCGCTGGCCCTGCAAATCTGTTTGGATCATGGCGGCACTATCACCGGCGAGCACGGTATCGGCATCGAAAAAGTTGATTACATGTGCCTGCAGTTCAGCCAAGCCGAAAACGCCCAGTTTCACGCGTTCAAAGGCGCGTTCGACGGCACCGGCTTGCTTAACCCCGGCAAGGCCATCCCGACACCGCACCGCTGCGCTGAGGGCGGGGCATTGCACGTGCATGACGGACAGTTCCCCCACCCCGAGCTGGAGCGCTTTTAA